The proteins below are encoded in one region of Rhinolophus sinicus isolate RSC01 linkage group LG07, ASM3656204v1, whole genome shotgun sequence:
- the CAMSAP3 gene encoding calmodulin-regulated spectrin-associated protein 3 isoform X3 encodes MVEAAPPGPGPLRRTFLVPEIKSLDQYDFSRAKAAASLAWVLRAAFGGAEHVPSELWEPFYTDQYAQEHVKPPVTRLLLSAELYCRAWRQALPQLETPPSPSALLALLARRGTVPALPERPVQEADLRHQPILMGAHLAVIDALMVAFAFEWTKTLPGPLALASLEHKLLFWVDTTIRRLQEKTEQEAAQRASPSASADGVAPTQPSCPTRWYWKLVPIRYRKDRALARRAPCFPTVTSLQDLASGAALAATIHCYCPQLLRLEEVCLKDPMSVADSLYNLQLVQDFCASRLPRGCPLSLEDLLYVPPPLKVNLVVLLAEMFMCFEVLKPDFVQAKELPDGHAASPRATDTSTPQNSSGGSSPVFNFRHPLLSPGGPQSPLRGSTGSLKSSPSMSHMEVLGKAWNRQLSRPLSQAVSFSTPFGLDSDVDVVMGDPVLLRSVSSDSLGPPRPVPARTPTQPPAEPGDLPTIEEALQIIHSAEPRLLPDGAADGSFYLHSPEGPSKPTLASSYPPDKVPAYLPHPEGPSKPSPCQAGEVLKPQALSEGSPKAMASSPAASNSEVKMTSFAERKKQLVKAEVEAGAGSPVATPAAPEALSSEMSELGARLEEKRRAIEAQKRRIEAIFAKHRQRLGKSAFLQVQPREAGGEAEAEAEAEAEPGPAPGGERPAGEGQGEPSPRPKAVTFSPELGPVPPEGLGDYNRAVNKLSAALNSLQRDMQRLTDQQQRLLGPPEAPGPAPPPAAPSPAAWVIPGPTMGPKAASPSPVRRASAARRSPGPGPSPTPRSPKHTRPADLRLAPLTRVLTPPHDVDSLPHLRKFSPSQVPVQTRSSILLSEGPPPEEPSARPGLIEIPLGSLEEPSAEDEGDGSPPGAEDSLEEEASSEGEPRGGLGFFYKDEDKPEDEMAQKRASLLERQQRRVEEARRRKQWQEAEKEQRREEAVRLAQEEVVPSPSAPTATPAPAARAPAEEEVGTRRGEFTRLEYERRAQLKLMDDLDKVLRPRGTGGPGRGGRRAPRPRSGCCDDSALARSPARGLLGSRLSKVYSQSTLSLSTVANEANNLGVKRPSRAPSPSGLMSPSRLPGNRDRDWENGSNASSPASVPEYTGPRLYKEPSAKSNKFIIHNALSHCCLAGRVNEPQKNRILEEIEKSKANHFLILFRDSSCQFRALYTLSGETEELSRLAGYGPRTVTPAMVEGIYKYNSDRKRFTQIPAKTMSMSVDAFTIQGHLWQSKKPTTPKKGGSTPK; translated from the exons ATGGTGGAGGCGGCGCCCCCCGGGCCCGGGCCGCTGCGGAGGACCTTCCTGGTGCCCGAGATTAAGTCACTGGACCAGTACGATTTCTCGCGGGCCAAGGCGGCGGCCAGCCTGGCGTGGGTGCTGCGGGCCGCATTCGGGGGCGCAG AGCATGTACCCTCGGAGCTGTGGGAACCCTTCTACACTGACCAGTATGCGCAGGAGCACGTGAAGCCCCCGGTGACGCGGTTGCTGCTCTCAGCGGAGCTGTACTGCCGGGCCTGGCGCCAGGCGCTGCCGCAGCTCGAGACACCCCCGAGCCCCTCAGCGCTGCTGGCCCTGCTGGCCCGGAGGGGCACTGTGCCCGCGCTGCCCGAGCGCCCAGTGCAGGAGGCCGACCTGCGACACCAGCCTATCCTCATG GGAGCCCACCTAGCTGTCATTGACGCTCTCATGGTTGCCTTTGCCTTCGAGTGGACGAAGACTCTGCCCGGTCCCTTGGCCCTGGCCAGCTTAGAGCACAAGCTCCTTTTCTGGGTGGACACG ACCATCCGGCGTCTGCAAGAGAAGACGGAGCAGGAAGCAGCCCAGAGAGCATCTCCATCAGCCTCTGCGGATGGGGTGGCCCCCACGCAGCCCTCG TGCCCCACACGCTGGTACTGGAAGCTGGTTCCT ATCCGATACCGCAAGGACCGTGCCCTGGCCCGACGTGCCCCCTGCTTTCCCACCGTGACCAGCCTCCAGGACCTGGCGAGTGGGGCTGCGCTGGCTGCTACAATCCACTGCTATTGTCCTCAGCTATTACGACTTGAGG AGGTGTGCCTCAAGGACCCCATGTCTGTGGCGGACAGCCTGTACAACCTCCAGCTGGTGCAGGATTTCTGCGCCTCCCGCCTTCCTCGTGGCTGCCCGCTGTCCCTCGAGGACCTGCTTTATGTACCACCGCCCCTCAAG GTCAACCTGGTGGTGCTGCTGGCGGAGATGTTCATGTGCTTCGAGGTGCTGAAACCTGACTTCGTGCAGGCCAAGGAGCTGCCTGACGGTCATG CTGCCTCCCCCCGGGCCACAGACACCTCCACCCCTCAGAACAGCAGCGGCGGCAG TTCTCCTGTCTTCAACTTCCGCCATCCACTTCTGTCACCCGGCGGCCCCCAGTCTCCACTCCGCGGATCCACAG GCTCGCTGAAGTCCTCCCCTTCCATGTCCCACATGGAGGTCCTCGGCAAGGCCTGGAACCGACAGCTCAG CCGTCCCCTTTCCCAGGCTGTGTCGTTCAGCACCCCCTTTGGCCTGGACAGCGACGTGGATGTCGTCATGGGAGACCCCGTCCTACTCCGCTCCGTCAGCTCAGACAGCCTGGGCCCCCCACGCCCCGTGCCAGCCCGGACCCCCACCCAACCACCCGCAGAGCCTGGTGACCTGCCCACCATCGAGGAGGCCCTGCAGATCATCCACAGTGCTGAGCCCCGGCTGCTCCCAGATGGGGCTGCTGATGGCAGCTTCTACCTCCACTCCCCTGAAGGGCCCTCCAAACCCACGCTGGCCTCCTCCTACCCACCCGACAAGGTACCTGCCTACTTGCCCCACCCCGAAGGCCCTTCGAAACCTTCTCCCTGCCAGGCGGGGGAAGTACTGAAACCCCAGGCCCTGTCTGAGGGCTCGCCAAAGGCGATGGCTTCGTCCCCAGCTGCCAGCAACTCTGAAGTGAAGATGACCAGCTTTGCTGAACGCAAGAAGCAGCTGGTGAAGGCCGAGGTGGAGGCCGGAGCTGGGTCCCCGGTGGCCACCCCAGCAGCACCGGAGGCCCTGAGCTCAGAGATGAGTGAGCTTGGAGCCCGGCTGGAGGAGAAACGGCGGGCCATAGAGGCTCAGAAACGACGGATTGAGGCCATCTTTGCCAAACACCGCCAACGACTGGGCAAGAGTGCTTTCCTGCAGGTGCAGCCTCGGGAGGCTGGTGGGGAGGCCGAGGCCGAGGCCGAGGCCGAGGCTGAGCCAGGCCCAGCTCCCGGTGGGGAGCGGCCGGCAGGTGAGGGCCAGGGTGAGCCATCTCCACGGCCCAAGGCAGTGACTTTCTCACCAGAACTGGGCCCGGTGCCCCCCGAGGGACTGGGGGATTATAACCGGGCAGTCAACAAACTGAGTGCTGCACTGAACTCATTGCAACGAGACATGCAGAGGCTCACAGACCAGCAGCAGCGGCTCCTGGGCCCACCTGAGGCCCCTGGGCCTGCCCCACCTCCCGCTGCCCCGTCTCCTGCTGCATGGGTCATCCCTGGCCCCACAATGGGCCCCAAAGCTGCATCCCCCAGCCCTGTACGGCGCGCCTCAGCTGCCCGGCGTAGCCCAGGGCCCGGTCCCAGCCCAACGCCCCGCAGCCCCAAGCACACGCGGCCAGCGGATCTCCGGCTGGCGCCTCTGACGAGGGTGCTCACACCTCCCCATGATGTTGACAGCCTCCCCCACCTGCGAAAGTTCTCACCGAGCCAGGTGCCTGTGCAAACTCGCTCCTCCATCCTCTTGTCTGAGGGGCCGCCTCCTGAGGAGCCCTCAGCCAGGCCAGGCCTCATCGAGATCCCACTGGGCAGCCTGGAAGAGCCCTCGGCTGAGGATGAGGGAGACGGGAGCCCCCCTGGTGCTGAAGATTCCTTAGAGGAAGAGGCATCTTCAGAGGGAGAGCCCCGCGGTGGCCTGGGCTTCTTCTATAAG GATGAAGACAAGCCCGAGGACGAGATGGCCCAAAAGCGGGCCAGCCTGCTGGAGCGGCAACAACGGCGGGTGGAGGAGGCACGGCGACGCAAACAGTGGCAGGAGGCTGAGAAGGAGCAGCGGAGAGAGGAGGCTGTGCG ACTGGCCCAGGAGGAGGTGGTCCCCAGCCCCTCGGCCCCCACAGCAACTCCAGCCCCTGCTGCCCGGGCCCCAGCTGAAGAGGAGGTGGGCACCCGGCGGGGGGAGTTCACACGGCTCGAGTATGAACGCCGGGCCCAGCTGAAGCTGATGGATGACCTGGATAAGGTGCTACGGCCACGGGGGACCGGGGGGCCAGGCCGAGGTGGACGGAGGGCCCCCCGGCCACGCTCTGGTTGCTGCGATGACTCAGCCCTGGCACGAAGTCCTGCCCGTGGCCTGCTGG GTTCTCGGCTCAGCAAGGTCTACTCCCAGTCCACTCTATCACTGTCAACCGTGGCCAACGAGGCCAATAACCTGGGGGTGAAGAGGCCATCTCG GGCCCCTTCCCCATCTGGTCTCATGTCCCCAAGCCGCCTGCCTGGTAACCGTGACCGCGACTGGGAGAACGGCAGCAACGCCTCCTCCCCAGCATCAGTGCCTGAGTACACAG GTCCTCGGCTGTACAAGGAGCCCAGCGCCAAGTCCAACAAGTTCATTATCCACAATGCCCTGTCACATTGCTGCCTGGCGGGCAGGGTGAACGAGCCGCAGAAGAACCGAATTCTAGAG GAAATTGAGAAGAGCAAGGCCAACCACTTCCTGATCCTCTTCCGGGACTCGAGCTGCCAGTTCCGGGCCCTCTACACACTGTCGGGGGAGACGGAGGAGCTGTCCAGGTTGGCAGGCTATGGCCCCCGCACTGTCACACCCGCCATGGTCGAGGGCATCTACAAGTACAACTCGGACCGCAAGCGCTTCACCCAGATCCCCGCCAAGACCATGTCCATGAGTGTGGACGCCTTCACCATCCAGGGACACCTCTGGCAGAGCAAGAAGCCCACCACCCCCAAGAAGGGGGGCAGCACCCCCAAATAG
- the CAMSAP3 gene encoding calmodulin-regulated spectrin-associated protein 3 isoform X1, with the protein MVEAAPPGPGPLRRTFLVPEIKSLDQYDFSRAKAAASLAWVLRAAFGGAEHVPSELWEPFYTDQYAQEHVKPPVTRLLLSAELYCRAWRQALPQLETPPSPSALLALLARRGTVPALPERPVQEADLRHQPILMGAHLAVIDALMVAFAFEWTKTLPGPLALASLEHKLLFWVDTTIRRLQEKTEQEAAQRASPSASADGVAPTQPSHAIAFCLKESGSKPPMIRYRKDRALARRAPCFPTVTSLQDLASGAALAATIHCYCPQLLRLEEVCLKDPMSVADSLYNLQLVQDFCASRLPRGCPLSLEDLLYVPPPLKVNLVVLLAEMFMCFEVLKPDFVQAKELPDGHAASPRATDTSTPQNSSGGSSPVFNFRHPLLSPGGPQSPLRGSTGSLKSSPSMSHMEVLGKAWNRQLSRPLSQAVSFSTPFGLDSDVDVVMGDPVLLRSVSSDSLGPPRPVPARTPTQPPAEPGDLPTIEEALQIIHSAEPRLLPDGAADGSFYLHSPEGPSKPTLASSYPPDKVPAYLPHPEGPSKPSPCQAGEVLKPQALSEGSPKAMASSPAASNSEVKMTSFAERKKQLVKAEVEAGAGSPVATPAAPEALSSEMSELGARLEEKRRAIEAQKRRIEAIFAKHRQRLGKSAFLQVQPREAGGEAEAEAEAEAEPGPAPGGERPAGEGQGEPSPRPKAVTFSPELGPVPPEGLGDYNRAVNKLSAALNSLQRDMQRLTDQQQRLLGPPEAPGPAPPPAAPSPAAWVIPGPTMGPKAASPSPVRRASAARRSPGPGPSPTPRSPKHTRPADLRLAPLTRVLTPPHDVDSLPHLRKFSPSQVPVQTRSSILLSEGPPPEEPSARPGLIEIPLGSLEEPSAEDEGDGSPPGAEDSLEEEASSEGEPRGGLGFFYKDEDKPEDEMAQKRASLLERQQRRVEEARRRKQWQEAEKEQRREEAVRLAQEEVVPSPSAPTATPAPAARAPAEEEVGTRRGEFTRLEYERRAQLKLMDDLDKVLRPRGTGGPGRGGRRAPRPRSGCCDDSALARSPARGLLGSRLSKVYSQSTLSLSTVANEANNLGVKRPSRAPSPSGLMSPSRLPGNRDRDWENGSNASSPASVPEYTGPRLYKEPSAKSNKFIIHNALSHCCLAGRVNEPQKNRILEEIEKSKANHFLILFRDSSCQFRALYTLSGETEELSRLAGYGPRTVTPAMVEGIYKYNSDRKRFTQIPAKTMSMSVDAFTIQGHLWQSKKPTTPKKGGSTPK; encoded by the exons ATGGTGGAGGCGGCGCCCCCCGGGCCCGGGCCGCTGCGGAGGACCTTCCTGGTGCCCGAGATTAAGTCACTGGACCAGTACGATTTCTCGCGGGCCAAGGCGGCGGCCAGCCTGGCGTGGGTGCTGCGGGCCGCATTCGGGGGCGCAG AGCATGTACCCTCGGAGCTGTGGGAACCCTTCTACACTGACCAGTATGCGCAGGAGCACGTGAAGCCCCCGGTGACGCGGTTGCTGCTCTCAGCGGAGCTGTACTGCCGGGCCTGGCGCCAGGCGCTGCCGCAGCTCGAGACACCCCCGAGCCCCTCAGCGCTGCTGGCCCTGCTGGCCCGGAGGGGCACTGTGCCCGCGCTGCCCGAGCGCCCAGTGCAGGAGGCCGACCTGCGACACCAGCCTATCCTCATG GGAGCCCACCTAGCTGTCATTGACGCTCTCATGGTTGCCTTTGCCTTCGAGTGGACGAAGACTCTGCCCGGTCCCTTGGCCCTGGCCAGCTTAGAGCACAAGCTCCTTTTCTGGGTGGACACG ACCATCCGGCGTCTGCAAGAGAAGACGGAGCAGGAAGCAGCCCAGAGAGCATCTCCATCAGCCTCTGCGGATGGGGTGGCCCCCACGCAGCCCTCG CACGCAATTGCCTTCTGTTTGAAAGAGTCGGGGAGCAAACCCCCCATG ATCCGATACCGCAAGGACCGTGCCCTGGCCCGACGTGCCCCCTGCTTTCCCACCGTGACCAGCCTCCAGGACCTGGCGAGTGGGGCTGCGCTGGCTGCTACAATCCACTGCTATTGTCCTCAGCTATTACGACTTGAGG AGGTGTGCCTCAAGGACCCCATGTCTGTGGCGGACAGCCTGTACAACCTCCAGCTGGTGCAGGATTTCTGCGCCTCCCGCCTTCCTCGTGGCTGCCCGCTGTCCCTCGAGGACCTGCTTTATGTACCACCGCCCCTCAAG GTCAACCTGGTGGTGCTGCTGGCGGAGATGTTCATGTGCTTCGAGGTGCTGAAACCTGACTTCGTGCAGGCCAAGGAGCTGCCTGACGGTCATG CTGCCTCCCCCCGGGCCACAGACACCTCCACCCCTCAGAACAGCAGCGGCGGCAG TTCTCCTGTCTTCAACTTCCGCCATCCACTTCTGTCACCCGGCGGCCCCCAGTCTCCACTCCGCGGATCCACAG GCTCGCTGAAGTCCTCCCCTTCCATGTCCCACATGGAGGTCCTCGGCAAGGCCTGGAACCGACAGCTCAG CCGTCCCCTTTCCCAGGCTGTGTCGTTCAGCACCCCCTTTGGCCTGGACAGCGACGTGGATGTCGTCATGGGAGACCCCGTCCTACTCCGCTCCGTCAGCTCAGACAGCCTGGGCCCCCCACGCCCCGTGCCAGCCCGGACCCCCACCCAACCACCCGCAGAGCCTGGTGACCTGCCCACCATCGAGGAGGCCCTGCAGATCATCCACAGTGCTGAGCCCCGGCTGCTCCCAGATGGGGCTGCTGATGGCAGCTTCTACCTCCACTCCCCTGAAGGGCCCTCCAAACCCACGCTGGCCTCCTCCTACCCACCCGACAAGGTACCTGCCTACTTGCCCCACCCCGAAGGCCCTTCGAAACCTTCTCCCTGCCAGGCGGGGGAAGTACTGAAACCCCAGGCCCTGTCTGAGGGCTCGCCAAAGGCGATGGCTTCGTCCCCAGCTGCCAGCAACTCTGAAGTGAAGATGACCAGCTTTGCTGAACGCAAGAAGCAGCTGGTGAAGGCCGAGGTGGAGGCCGGAGCTGGGTCCCCGGTGGCCACCCCAGCAGCACCGGAGGCCCTGAGCTCAGAGATGAGTGAGCTTGGAGCCCGGCTGGAGGAGAAACGGCGGGCCATAGAGGCTCAGAAACGACGGATTGAGGCCATCTTTGCCAAACACCGCCAACGACTGGGCAAGAGTGCTTTCCTGCAGGTGCAGCCTCGGGAGGCTGGTGGGGAGGCCGAGGCCGAGGCCGAGGCCGAGGCTGAGCCAGGCCCAGCTCCCGGTGGGGAGCGGCCGGCAGGTGAGGGCCAGGGTGAGCCATCTCCACGGCCCAAGGCAGTGACTTTCTCACCAGAACTGGGCCCGGTGCCCCCCGAGGGACTGGGGGATTATAACCGGGCAGTCAACAAACTGAGTGCTGCACTGAACTCATTGCAACGAGACATGCAGAGGCTCACAGACCAGCAGCAGCGGCTCCTGGGCCCACCTGAGGCCCCTGGGCCTGCCCCACCTCCCGCTGCCCCGTCTCCTGCTGCATGGGTCATCCCTGGCCCCACAATGGGCCCCAAAGCTGCATCCCCCAGCCCTGTACGGCGCGCCTCAGCTGCCCGGCGTAGCCCAGGGCCCGGTCCCAGCCCAACGCCCCGCAGCCCCAAGCACACGCGGCCAGCGGATCTCCGGCTGGCGCCTCTGACGAGGGTGCTCACACCTCCCCATGATGTTGACAGCCTCCCCCACCTGCGAAAGTTCTCACCGAGCCAGGTGCCTGTGCAAACTCGCTCCTCCATCCTCTTGTCTGAGGGGCCGCCTCCTGAGGAGCCCTCAGCCAGGCCAGGCCTCATCGAGATCCCACTGGGCAGCCTGGAAGAGCCCTCGGCTGAGGATGAGGGAGACGGGAGCCCCCCTGGTGCTGAAGATTCCTTAGAGGAAGAGGCATCTTCAGAGGGAGAGCCCCGCGGTGGCCTGGGCTTCTTCTATAAG GATGAAGACAAGCCCGAGGACGAGATGGCCCAAAAGCGGGCCAGCCTGCTGGAGCGGCAACAACGGCGGGTGGAGGAGGCACGGCGACGCAAACAGTGGCAGGAGGCTGAGAAGGAGCAGCGGAGAGAGGAGGCTGTGCG ACTGGCCCAGGAGGAGGTGGTCCCCAGCCCCTCGGCCCCCACAGCAACTCCAGCCCCTGCTGCCCGGGCCCCAGCTGAAGAGGAGGTGGGCACCCGGCGGGGGGAGTTCACACGGCTCGAGTATGAACGCCGGGCCCAGCTGAAGCTGATGGATGACCTGGATAAGGTGCTACGGCCACGGGGGACCGGGGGGCCAGGCCGAGGTGGACGGAGGGCCCCCCGGCCACGCTCTGGTTGCTGCGATGACTCAGCCCTGGCACGAAGTCCTGCCCGTGGCCTGCTGG GTTCTCGGCTCAGCAAGGTCTACTCCCAGTCCACTCTATCACTGTCAACCGTGGCCAACGAGGCCAATAACCTGGGGGTGAAGAGGCCATCTCG GGCCCCTTCCCCATCTGGTCTCATGTCCCCAAGCCGCCTGCCTGGTAACCGTGACCGCGACTGGGAGAACGGCAGCAACGCCTCCTCCCCAGCATCAGTGCCTGAGTACACAG GTCCTCGGCTGTACAAGGAGCCCAGCGCCAAGTCCAACAAGTTCATTATCCACAATGCCCTGTCACATTGCTGCCTGGCGGGCAGGGTGAACGAGCCGCAGAAGAACCGAATTCTAGAG GAAATTGAGAAGAGCAAGGCCAACCACTTCCTGATCCTCTTCCGGGACTCGAGCTGCCAGTTCCGGGCCCTCTACACACTGTCGGGGGAGACGGAGGAGCTGTCCAGGTTGGCAGGCTATGGCCCCCGCACTGTCACACCCGCCATGGTCGAGGGCATCTACAAGTACAACTCGGACCGCAAGCGCTTCACCCAGATCCCCGCCAAGACCATGTCCATGAGTGTGGACGCCTTCACCATCCAGGGACACCTCTGGCAGAGCAAGAAGCCCACCACCCCCAAGAAGGGGGGCAGCACCCCCAAATAG